A region from the Vicia villosa cultivar HV-30 ecotype Madison, WI linkage group LG3, Vvil1.0, whole genome shotgun sequence genome encodes:
- the LOC131655463 gene encoding probable indole-3-pyruvate monooxygenase YUCCA10, translated as MQEFTVVIVGGGPSGLAISALLSQNSISHVILEKEECNASLWRKNAYDRLNLHLASEFCSLPLMPHPSSSPTYLTKHQFLQYIDKYVDHFDIKPRYYRVVESAKYDEVRNKWVIEAKNTIEGTLEVYGAKFLVVASGENSEGFIPNVSGLEQFEGDVVHSKNYKSGSKYKSKDVLVVGCGNSGMEIAYDLHNWGANTSIVIRNPLHVFTRDMIRLGMRLVQYIPVYIVDTIITLQAKFKYGDLSKYEIYRPKEGPLYLKNTTGKSAVIDVGTIEKIKEGAIKVVPSGIKKIVKKNIIFENNVEKEFAAIIFATGYKSVANGWLKDYKYALNEKGFPKNPFPKHWKGDHGLYCAGLARKGLFGVKKDAEAIAEDINRTFMLKN; from the exons ATGCAAGAATTCACTGTTGTAATTGTTGGTGGTGGGCCTTCTGGCCTAGCAATTTCAGCTTTACTAAGCCAAAACTCCATTTCTCACGTCATACTTGAAAAAGAGGAGTGCAATGCTTCTCTTTGGAGAAAAAATGCTTATGATCGCTTAAACCTCCACTTAGCTAGTGAGTTTTGCTCTTTACCCCTCATGCCACATCCATCTTCTAGCCCAACATACCTAACTAAACACCAATTTCTTCAATACATAGATAAATATGTCGATCATTTTGACATAAAACCTCGTTATTATCGTGTCGTTGAGTCTGCTAAGTATGATGAAGTTAGAAACAAATGGGTTATTGAAGCAAAAAACACCATCGAAGGTACATTAGAAGTTTATGGGGCAAAGTTTCTTGTGGTTGCCTCTGGTGAAAATAGTGAAGGTTTTATTCCTAATGTGTCTGGATTAGAACAATTTGAAGGAGATGTGGTACACTCCAAGAACTACAAATCTGGTTCAAAATATAAATCAAAAGATGTTTTGGTTGTTGGGTGTGGTAACTCAGGAATGGAGATTGCATATGATCTCCATAACTGGGGTGCTAACACTTCCATTGTTATTCGAAATCCG CTTCATGTCTTCACCAGAGACATGATTCGTTTAGGGATGCGCTTGGTGCAATATATTCCTGTTTATATAGTGGATACAATCATTACACTCCAAGCAAAATTCAAATATGGCGATCTGTCCAAATACGAGATTTATCGTCCTAAAGAAGGACCTTTGTATCTCAAAAACACTACTGGAAAATCTGCCGTTATTGATGTTGGAACCATTGAAAAAATCAAGGAAGGAGCTATAAAGGTTGTTCCTTCAGGTATAAAGaaaattgtgaagaaaaatatTATCTTTGAAAACAATGTGGAGAAAGAGTTTGCTGCAATTATTTTTGCTACCGGTTACAAAAGTGTAGCTAATGGATGGCTAAA ggattaTAAATATGCTCTTAATGAAAAAGGGTTTCCTAAAAATCCTTTCCCAAAACATTGGAAGGGAGATCATGGATTGTACTGTGCTGGACTTGCAAGAAAAGGTTTGTTTGGAGTAAAAAAGGATGCTGAAGCAATTGCTGAAGACATCAACCGAACTTTTATGTTGAAAAATTAA